The Gemmatimonadota bacterium DNA window ATGTTCAGCTACTGGGCGCAGCCGGCGGACGCGCTGGACCTGTCCCGCATGCTCAACGACCACATCGCCGATGTAGTCCGTACCTGGCCCCGGCGTTTCATCGGCCTGGGGACCGTGCCCATGCAGGCGCCCGACCTGGCGGTCCGTGAAATGGAGCGGTGTGTCCGGGAACTGGGGCTGTCCGGCATTGAGATCGGGACCCACATCAACGGGAACAACCTGAGCGAACCCCACCTGTTCCCGGTGTTCGAAGCGGCGGCTGAACTCGGCGCGGCGGTGTTCATCCACCCCTGGGACATCATGGGACAGGAGACCATGGAGAAGTACTGGCTGCCCTGGCTGGTGGGCATGCCCGCCGAGACCTCACGGGCGATCTGTTCCATGATCTTCGGCGGGGTGCTCGAACGCCTGCCCGACCTGCGCGTGGCCTTCGCCCACGGCGGCGGGTCCTTTCCCGCGACCATCGGGCGGATCGACTACGGGTTCCAGATCCGTCCCGACCTGTGCGCGGTGGACAACGACGTGCGCCCGAGCGACTACCTGGGCCGGTTCTACCTGGATTCCCTCGTCCACGACAGCCGCATCCTGGACTACCTGATCCACCTCATCGGGCCGGACCACCTCGCCCTGGGCTCGGACTATCCCTTCCCCCTCGGCGAAGCGGTGCCGGGCAAGATGATCGAATCCATGAGCCACCTGGACGATGACGTCAAGTCCCGGCTGCTGTACCGCTCCGCGCTTAACTGGTTGAACCTGGAAGCAGACCGGTTTTTCGGTGGAAACGACTAGCCTATGGACACGCGACCCGACCAGCGAATGGACGCCGGCGAGATGGACGCCAGAGACGGGCTTTCGGCCTTCCGGTCGCGTTTTCATTTCCCGCTGGCCGGAAACGGGGCGGAGGCGGTCTACCTGGTGGGCCATTCGCTCGGACTCCAGCCCGTAGCCACACGGGAATACGTGGAACGGGAACTCGACAACTGGCGAAGCCTGGGCGTCGAAGGGCATTTCAAGGGGGAGAACCCCTGGATGCCTTACCACGAAGCGCTGGCGGACCCGCTGGCCCGCCTTGCCGGCGCCCTGCCCGGCGAAGTCGTCGCCATGAATACGCTCACGGTGAATCTCCACCTGATAATGGTCTCCTTCTACCGGCCGACCCCGGAGAGATACCGCATCCTCGTCGAGGGCGCCGCCTTCCCCTCCGACCAGTACGCCGTCGCTTCGCAGGTTGCCTGGCACGGTTACGACCCCGCGGAAAGCGTGATCGAACTGCGGCCGCGGGAAGGGGAGGACACGGTCCGCACCGGGGACATCGAGGACCTGCTCGAACAGGAAGGCGCGTCCATCGCCCTGGTCTTCCTGGGCGGTGTGAACTACCTGACCGGCCAGGCCTTCGACATGGACCGGATCACAGCGGCGGGCCATCGCCAAGGCTGCGTCGTGGGATTCGACCTCGCCCACGCCATGGGAAACCTGGAGCTGCGGCTGCACGACTGGGACGTAGACTTCGCCGTCTGGTGTTCCTACAAGTACCTGAACGGCGGACCCGGCTGCGTAGGCGGGTGCTTCGTCCACGAACGGCACGGACGGAAAGACGACCTGCCCCGGTTCGCCGGATGGTGGGGACACGACAAGTCCACCCGGTTCCGGATGCCCTCGGCATTCGAGGCGATCCCGGGCGCGGAAGGCTGGCAGCTCAGCAATCCGCCCATACTCCCGCTGGCGGCCCTGCGCGCCTCGCTGGAGCTTTTCGACGAGGCCGGCATGGACCGGCTGCGCGAGAAGAGCAGGGGGTTGACCGGGTACCTGGAACACCTGCTCCGTGACCGCTTCCCGGGTGAATTGGACATCATCACGCCGTCGGACCCGGAGCAGCGCGGATGCCAGCTTTCGCTCAGGACGGGGCCGCGAGGCGGCTACGTGCACCGGCATCTGGCGGAACACGGCATCTGGTGCGACTGGCGGGAGCCCGACGTGATCCGCGTCGCCCCCGTACCGCTGTACAACCGTTTTGCGGACGTCCGCCGTTTCGTGGAGGTCATGGCGGAGGGCATGGAGCGGTCCAAGCGGGCCGGGTGAGCTGGTTTTCGTTCCGGTCCAGAAGCAATCGAGGGTATTCATGGGGGCCAAACGGGAAACCGTAACCCTGATCGGCGCGGGTCTTGCCGGATCCCTGCTGGCGATCTTCCTCGCCCGCCGTGGATTCCGAGTCGAGGTGTACGAGAAGCGGTCCGATATCCGCCGCGAATCGGCTGGCGCCGGTCACCCCGGCCAGGCCGGCAGGTCGATCAATCTGGCCATGTCGGTGCGGGGCCTTCATGCGCTGGGGCAGGTAGGCCTGCGAGACGAAGTCCTGGCCATGGCGATCCCCATGGTGGGACGGCTGATCCATCCCGTGGGAGGCGACCGGGTCCTGCAGCCCTACGGCCAGCGGGAGGACGAGGTCATCTACTCCGTATCCCGCGGCGAACTGAACCGGTTCCTGCTGGACGCCGCGGAACGGGAAGACGGCGTGCGGCTGCATTTCAACGCCCGGTGCACCGGACTGGAATTCCGAACCGGCGTGCTGTACGTCCGCGACGACGCGACCAATCACGTCCACTCCCTCCGCCCCGATCGGGTCATCGGCGTGGACGGCTCGGCATCGGCCATCCGGACGGCCATGATGAACGTGGGCCGGTTCGACCTTTCCCAGCAGTACCTGACCCATGGCTACAAGGAACTGACCATTCCCGCCGGACCGGACGGCGCGTACAGGATGGAGCCCAATGCCCTCCATATCTGGCCACGGGGCATGTACATGCTCATCGCGCTGCCGAACCTGGACGGCAGTTACACCTGCACCCTCTTCTTCCCCCACGAAGGCGAGTACAGTTTCGCCAGTCTCCTGGAGCCGCGCCAGATACTGGACTTCTTCAAGATGCAGTTTCCCGATGCGATGGCGCTGATGCCCGATCTGGCCACCCTGTACCGCGACAATCCCACCGGGTCCCTGGTCACCCTCAAGTGTTCTCCCTGGCATTACCGCGACCGGGTGCTGCTCCTGGGTGATGCCGCGCACGCGATCGTGCCGTTCTTCGGCCAGGGGATGAACTGCGCTTTCGAAGACTGCACCATCCTCGACGAATGTATCGAGACGCACTGGCCGGACTGGGGAAGCGTATTCGAGTCCTTCGGGCGCCGTCGGAAAAAAGACACGGATGCCATCGCCGACATGGCGCTGGCCAATTACGTCGAAATGCGCGACCTGGTAAGCGATCCCGGTTTCCAGTTGCGGCAGAAGGTGGGATTCCTGCTGGAACAGAAGTACCCCGACCGGTTCATCCCGCGGTATTCCATGGTGTCGTTCCACCGGTACCCCTACAGCGAGGCACTGCACTGCGGCGAGATCCAGGAAGGCATCCTCCGGGAGCTCTGCGCCTCCATCTCCACGGCGGACCAGGTCGACTGGAACACGGCGGAGCGACTCGTCGGAGAGCGGCTCGGCGCGCGGATGACGCCTGGATGACGCCTGGATGACGCCTGGATGACGCCAGAATGGCGCCTCGGTGACGGGTGACGGCCGGCAGGAGGAACATGGCGGGGTGACCGCGATGGAGGCTGTCCACCGGCTTGACAGGTCTCCCGGGCCGTTCTACATTAACCTGTAACCCGGCGCGGCACACCAGGCGCGGCACACCCGGCCTCACGTATCCAAGACCACATTTCAGGCGGTTTCGCGGCATGATGCATGTACTCAACTACATCGGCGGTGAATTGCACGAACCGGCCGGCGGCGCTTACCTGGACAATATCGAGCCCGCTACGGGCGCCGTGATCGGCAGGACGCCGGACTCCGGCACGGGGGACGTGGAGGAAGCGGTCGTCGCCGCGGAAAAGGCCTTTCCGGCCTGGTCGTCCCTGTCCGTCCAGGAACGATCCGCCCACCTCCTCCGCATCGCCGGCCTGATCGAGGAGAACCGGGAAGAACTGGCCCTGGCGGAATCAAACGATACGGGCAAGCCGGTGGCCCTGGCGGCAACGGTGGACATCCCCCGCGCCGCGAGCAACTTCCGGTTCTACGCGACGGCCATCGAGCACTTCGCCAGCGACGCCCACGCCATGGGCAAATCGGCCCTGAATTACACCCTCCGGGCGCCGATCGGCCTCGCCG harbors:
- a CDS encoding amidohydrolase, coding for MCEYSGPNPIPKIDIHTHILPENWPDLHKRYGYGGFVELDHYRPGCARMMIDGRKFREIQANSWDPPTRIGECDDAGVHVQVLSTVPVMFSYWAQPADALDLSRMLNDHIADVVRTWPRRFIGLGTVPMQAPDLAVREMERCVRELGLSGIEIGTHINGNNLSEPHLFPVFEAAAELGAAVFIHPWDIMGQETMEKYWLPWLVGMPAETSRAICSMIFGGVLERLPDLRVAFAHGGGSFPATIGRIDYGFQIRPDLCAVDNDVRPSDYLGRFYLDSLVHDSRILDYLIHLIGPDHLALGSDYPFPLGEAVPGKMIESMSHLDDDVKSRLLYRSALNWLNLEADRFFGGND
- the kynU gene encoding kynureninase is translated as MDTRPDQRMDAGEMDARDGLSAFRSRFHFPLAGNGAEAVYLVGHSLGLQPVATREYVERELDNWRSLGVEGHFKGENPWMPYHEALADPLARLAGALPGEVVAMNTLTVNLHLIMVSFYRPTPERYRILVEGAAFPSDQYAVASQVAWHGYDPAESVIELRPREGEDTVRTGDIEDLLEQEGASIALVFLGGVNYLTGQAFDMDRITAAGHRQGCVVGFDLAHAMGNLELRLHDWDVDFAVWCSYKYLNGGPGCVGGCFVHERHGRKDDLPRFAGWWGHDKSTRFRMPSAFEAIPGAEGWQLSNPPILPLAALRASLELFDEAGMDRLREKSRGLTGYLEHLLRDRFPGELDIITPSDPEQRGCQLSLRTGPRGGYVHRHLAEHGIWCDWREPDVIRVAPVPLYNRFADVRRFVEVMAEGMERSKRAG
- a CDS encoding FAD-dependent monooxygenase → MGAKRETVTLIGAGLAGSLLAIFLARRGFRVEVYEKRSDIRRESAGAGHPGQAGRSINLAMSVRGLHALGQVGLRDEVLAMAIPMVGRLIHPVGGDRVLQPYGQREDEVIYSVSRGELNRFLLDAAEREDGVRLHFNARCTGLEFRTGVLYVRDDATNHVHSLRPDRVIGVDGSASAIRTAMMNVGRFDLSQQYLTHGYKELTIPAGPDGAYRMEPNALHIWPRGMYMLIALPNLDGSYTCTLFFPHEGEYSFASLLEPRQILDFFKMQFPDAMALMPDLATLYRDNPTGSLVTLKCSPWHYRDRVLLLGDAAHAIVPFFGQGMNCAFEDCTILDECIETHWPDWGSVFESFGRRRKKDTDAIADMALANYVEMRDLVSDPGFQLRQKVGFLLEQKYPDRFIPRYSMVSFHRYPYSEALHCGEIQEGILRELCASISTADQVDWNTAERLVGERLGARMTPG
- a CDS encoding aldehyde dehydrogenase family protein; the protein is MMHVLNYIGGELHEPAGGAYLDNIEPATGAVIGRTPDSGTGDVEEAVVAAEKAFPAWSSLSVQERSAHLLRIAGLIEENREELALAESNDTGKPVALAATVDIPRAASNFRFYATAIEHFASDAHAMGKSALNYTLRAPIGLAGCISPWNLPLYLLTWKIAPALAAGNCVIGKPSELTPTTAFLLSRICIEAGLPAGVLNIVHGHGHKAGAAVADHPGIPVVSFTGGTATGRSIAAPRPPAQ